The Fusarium oxysporum f. sp. lycopersici 4287 chromosome 1, whole genome shotgun sequence DNA segment TGCTCACAGACACCCTATTAGTTTCTGGCGAGGTAGCCTACCGGCCCTTGTAAACAACATCGTCTTGTCTGGAGATAGGAAATTGATCCATAAGCTACCTACAAGGCACAAAATAGCACGACGAACCTGAACTGTACGTTGATTATTGTATTCCCGAGTCGATAGGTATCCACAAAGCGTAGGGATTTTCCATGCGGCCCTTGCTAGTTGCAGTGGGCTCAGACGATCCCAAGCTTATGCCAAGCCACTTGATGCGACCAGGGTCCATGGGCAGCTTTTTTCGGCATCGTAAATTATTCAGTTTCCCATCATTTTTAGGTCTAGCATTATGTTATTGGTCCGTTCAGTTATTTAGCGTTGTGGTGCTGTTGGCTCTTGTTCGGTATGTCGAGTTATTTCCAAGACTGCCATGCCACTAACACGACACTCCCTTTGCCCCCTTGAAaggatgaagctgttgacGATTGGATCTTATCCATCAATCAGATTAGATAAAAATTTTCACATGATCCATGTTCCGATCTCGGGTCAGTTCCCCCACTCGTTTGCCACCTGCAATCTGATCCCGTTTGTCGACCAGCTGCGGACCCCGTCCTATTGGGGAAAAGGCCAACTGAGAGCATCCCTTCAGCCCAGAGCCCGATGTTTTGATAGCTCCTTGGCCTAAAGCCTCGCTCGTCTCCGAGGCAAGTTACAATGGACTGTTGCAGGGGGAGTGTACCGCGTGGAGAGAGAGTTCCGGTGCAGAACCAACACATGGGAATATGTAGACAACTGATAATTGCCCAACTCTTGTCCTTTGCATATGCCCATGTCAGTGTTACATTGCACTACATAAAGAATGCAATAGCTCCCCCTCTTATCCTCACTCTTTACATCACAGTTCCAGTGTGTTGCAGCTTCGATCGTAATTCCACTGCACTATCAATTAGTGTTgagctcaacagcaacaatgTCAGCCCTGGCAAAGATCCGTGAGGGCCTCGCTCGCGAGGATAATACTGCCGTCGCACATACTCTGGCTCCCCACGAGAAGGAGATCGAAGAGACTCCCGAGATCATCACCGAGACTGGTCCTGGCCACGACAAGGAGGCCACTGCTGGTGCTCTCCCTCCTGATGATAAGGGCAACGATTCTGATGTGCCCAGTGAAGATGTCCAGACTGGAGTCAAGGAGATTCAGGCCATTACCCTCACTTGGGGTAAGGGATCTCTGGCTGCTCTTTTGTGTCTGTAAGTTGTACTCCCGAAACCGACTCTTGGTATTTGTCTAACCAGACTTCAATAGCATCTGGACACTCTTCCTTATAAGTGGATTCCGTGGTTCCTTCTACCTCGTCTTGGTGCCTTACGTTACCAGTGAGTGGCAGGCCCATTCCCTCATGACCACCATCCCCATCGTATCGGACGCCATGACTGCAGCCTGCTACATCCCCATGGCCAAGGCTCTCGACGTCTGGGGACGCGCTGAGGGGTTCTTGCTCATGAGTGGCTTTGCAACTCTTGGTCTTATCCTCATGGCTGTATCTCAGAACCTCGCCACCTTCTGTGCTGCACAAGTCTTCTACTCTGTCGGATGGGGAGGCATGATTTATGCTGTTGGCGTCCTCGCTGCCGATGCATCTAATCTCAGGAACCGAGGTTTAGCTTTTGCCTTTACTTCCTCACCATACATGATTACGGCTTTTGCCGGTTCCAAGGCTGCCGCTGCTTTTGTTCTTGATGTCAAGAACTGGCGGTGGGGTTTCGGCTGGATAGCCATTGTTCTGCCGTGTGTCACTATTCCTCTGTTCCTTGTCTTGAAGGTCAATCTTCACAAGGCTTTCAAGAAGGGTACAGTCACCAAGACTCATAGAAGCCGCGGCTTCTTTGGTAGCATCTGGTGGGTCTTCAACGAGTTTGACGGTCAGTAACTCTTATCAACTTCTTGCAGCGCCTCATACTGACAATCACAGTTATCGGTATCTTCCTCTTCGGCGGCGGTCTCGTCGTCTTTCTCCTCCCCTTCAACCTAGCTGCACACGCGCCTGACGGCTGGTCCACCAGCTACATCATCGCTATGATCGTGGTTGGCTTCTGCACTCTCGtcttctttggtgtctgGGAGTATTGGCTCGCCCCTGTTCCTTTCTTGCAGGGCCGCTTCCTCCTCGATAGGTCTGTCGTTGCCGCTTGCATGATTGATCTTACCTACCAGATCTCTTACTATACTTGGAACTACTTCTTTACTTCATTCTTGCAGGTCGTTGTCAACCTCGGCCCTGCTGAAGCTGGCTACGTCAACTCTACTTTCCAGGTCGTCTCAGgcgttcttctcttcatcgtcggCTTCCTCATCCGAAAGACTGGCTTCTACAAATGGACCTTTTACTTTGCTGTACCCATCTACATCTTTGCGCTTGGTCTCATGATCCACTTCCGCGCTCCTAACCAGTATGTCGGATACATCATCATGTGCGAGATCTTTATCTCCATCGGTGGAGCTGTCTTCATCTTGGTTATGCAGCTTGCTGTCCTTGCTGCCGTTGCCCATCAATATGTCGCTGCTGCGCTCGCTACTTTATATGTCGCTGGAGGAGTTGGTGGTGCGGTTGGAGGAGCTATCTCCGGTGCCATCTGGACGAATACCTTCATCCCTCAGCTTATGAAGAACCTTCCAGAGTCCGAGCTGGCCAATGCACCACTCATTGCTGGAAACATTGTCAATCAGCTGGCCTACCCCGTCAACAGCCCTGCACGACTTGCCATTCAGGAGTCCTATGGCTTTGCGCAAGTCAGAATGCTTGCTGCCGGTGTTGGCATCGCGTCCTTATTCTTCATCTGGGTGCCCATGTTGAGGAACAtcaacgtcaagaagctgaagcagaCCAAGGGTCTTGTCCTATAGAAAACTTGACCATTTCATAGATCCCAAGTTGTGGATTTGGAATACAGCACCGCATCGTTGTTGGACAAAGCCAAAACTTGGGGAACCCCTTGCCTAAGGCATGGTCTTGGTATACGACGGACTAATGATCGTCAAGTAGTCTGTATGGTGTGATCTATGATGAACGAGTTATTAATGAGGAAGAGGCGACTTGGCGAAAAGTAATGGTGTAAATTGATTTTGATTTGGTTTATTTTTCATTCCAAACGAGACATGTTGCCATGCTACGTGATCGTAATTTGACATCCgtgaagaggacgagattgTGGTGGACATGCCGAGGAGAACTGGCCGGCGCTAAACTCCTTTGATTGAGTTAAGAATCCCACAGATCTATTGTACCAAGGCAGAGAGGGTTGAAGCATCATATGGTATGGAGTTGTcgaaaataaaataaaaatgCTGAAAGGCTTTCGTAAAGGTGAGGCCAGGACTTCACTATATGTGACAGTTGTATATAACCTATGACATGTATAGATCTGACAGGATTAATGGTACCCAGTTTTCATTGTTCGTGAGGCAAAGCATAACGAACTTTTTAGCTTATTGAGGTTATCACGACTTTTAGTAGTTCGGGTATAGAGATGTGATAGAAAGGCAGCCCTCAACTCTGAGCTGCACAGACTTAACTCAGGCACTCAGTCTATTTTGCAGTAGGACCATGAAGACTTTGTTTATTCAGTACCTGCCTAGATAGGCCTGATGATTCTCGTCGTTTGTCATAGGCAAACCTTGAACATATCACTatcacatacgaccataccTACTAGAGAACTCGGGATCCCGTCTGATCTCCCATAGATAAACTAATAAggggcggattagtagttgggtcggtgacgaccagcgaatccccgctgttgtatgtcTTTTTGTCCTGCTATTATCTGTGATGCCGTTTTCGCGGCCTGGTGAAGGCGTGTGAATGGGTGATCGGGACATATCGGTAAGTAAGCTTCTCCTCTGGGTTACAGTGAGACTGGCAACGCGGAGGATTATAGCAGGAGATGAAAGCGCAGTACGTGATGAGAAAAACAAAACTATGACATGATTGTTTTACCTCTCCTTTCCTTTCAGTTTGAGACTTGGTTGCCCGTTTTGATACCACACCCATGATCACATGCAGTCCAACATTTGTTCAAACAGGTGTTGATTTCGTTTCCAAtcaatgttgatgttgatatAAGGAGATACAAACAGAAGCCCACTGTTCGGCAAATCACCTGGGATAATTGTTCCCTGAGGCTGTCTCAAATCCACGACAACCAGTCAAGCAAAACAAATCTAGACGCCAGCCATTCCAACCTATCTGCGATATGAACATCAACCAACGTAAAGATCATCCATGTATTCATTTCGTCTGATATGCTGTAACGGCAGATATATAATCTCCATATATCGTACCAAAACTGGTGCCACTCCACTATCACCACATCATGCGCTCGGCCATCATGCAGATGATCGCACCTTTTTCTTATCAATTTCCTTCTCAATGTAGTAAATAGGAAATGCCCTGCCAACGCCGGATACCTTGGCGCCCACTGTACTGGACGTAGCTTGCTGTCCTGGTTCTGGTCCCGAACTTAGTagaccttcttcttttcgtcGATGCTGAACTGGCCTGGGCCGCtgttgacgagaagaaggagacCACCGACGATAGATAGAATCTGGAAAAAGTCGTACTTGGCAAAGTCCTTGTGGGGGTGGTGTTCGTGGAGCTATGGGACTTATTAGCATTTTATGTGCAGTCGGCACACGCCGCAAGTTACTCACTGTCCAAAAGTTGTTGACCAAGAGGTTGAAAATGCTCAGGATGACAACAAGAAGAGTGGCGCTGTACTTGGCTTTGAAGCCAACAACGACCATGACGCAGGAAATTCCTCCAAGTGAGGAGACAATGACACGCCAGAGAGACCACTCTCCGCTGAAGACAAATccgatgaagaggaagatgagcaGAACGCGACCAGCGAGCTGGAAGTACATCTTGCGGTCCTTCTCATCGATCTGGGGAAGACCAGCAAAGACCTGCGTCTTGCGAACCCAAGAGTCTGACAGGACCATGACAAGGCCACCAATGACAGAAAGGTTTCggaggaagaagttgagatcGAAGATGAGACCATAGCCTAGAGCCTGTGTGACAACAACGCCCATAAGGCCGGCGACGGCATAGTCGGAATGCTTTCGGATGATGACAAGAGTAGAGCAAGAGAACATGGCGATAATGTTGACGAGCAGGAAGAGATGAGTGATACCGGAAGGAACTGTCATATGTCAGTACTGCCGACGGTGTCATCTGGGATAAGAGACGCAATGCGCATCTTACTATGACGATAGTCCTTCAGGTAAAGCAGCTGATCGGACCATTGGGTGACAATGCGAAGGGCATCTTCGAAGAAAGTGACAACGATTAGGAAACGGCCAATGGCAGGAAGGTAGCTGTCAAAGAGGGCAAATGGTCAGCTCTCGGAGCTCCAAAGGCATTTATAAAGGACGTCGCTCGACTCACGGCTTGATAGGCTCGCTAATGGTGTCGAGCGCATCCTCAATCTTGCTAGTATAGGGACGAATCTGCTCAAGAAAGCCCTCACCCTGCTGAGGATCAGCAGCCTGGGAGCCGCCGTAAGGCGCGGGGCCACCTAGGCCATAGCCTGAGTTGAATCGCTGGGACATTGCTTTATGTAGAGGTTCGTGTCGGGTGGAAGCTTGTTTCACGTGCAGACCTGCTGACGGGCGAGACGAAACAGGGCGAGGCTTCCCAGGAGTGGAAGTCGGTGATCGTCGTGAAgcggaagagaaggagactTGGGGCAGCTGGTGAAGCCTGGTGGAATTAGATTGAGGGCGTTTGATTCGACCAGAGATAATAGCAGATGAATTGCAAATGGGGGGAttgtttgagaagctcgacaAACAAAATTTAGGTACGTAAAGTAAAAAGAGTGAGAAATAGGGCAAGGAGAGGCAAAACAACAGGAACGAGACGAGGCGAGCTGTCCTTTGTGAATCAATTGCAGGCGATGACCTCAGCTCAGACGAGACGAGTCGAATAGAGAAAAAAGAGCAGTATGGTAGTATCGGATTGGCTTAGATTAGGGTCGGGTCTGATTGTACAACGGTGTCCTTTAGAGATCCCGTGATGGAGCCCATTGCCGTCCCACTTTTAAGCTCCCTTCCCTTCCATTCTATTTGTGCTTCCACTGAGACCTTGCATGACTTGGAGCTACTGCCGAACAGAGGGGAAATCAAAGGTACCGACTACCTAACTCTGCAGGTGCTCTCGGACCTCCCCTCgtctttcttctcttgtACAGGTCAGGAAGGGCAGCTAAACAGTGCTTTGCCTTAGCAAGGGACCCAGCCACTCCCCATCACCACTTTGGTTAGAGCCGGGAGCTAAATGGCCCAAGAATGGAAACATCCCCAATCGATGCTACCTCAGTGGCGTATCACGATATGGTACCACGGAAGACCAAACAGACAGACTCGACAGCTAAAATACCTGGATACGGGTACCTAGGCATAATCTGTGGTAGGTGGATGAACTTTTTGTCTTTGAATCTGTTTAGCCTTTACTTTAGTGTTTACTCAACAACTACCTACGAAGTATATACTCGTACGAGTAACCAACGCAGCAGGACAAGGTTGGTCAGTCAACAATGACTTTCCTTTAGCTCTCAGCCATcaattcttcctcccctAATATCAAGGCGTTTGCTGAATAGGCCAGATTGTGAATCTTCAACCCACCCTTCTCATCATACACAACTCTCCCTTCATTGACAGCATTTCGCAACTCTTCGCACAGCACTGTACGCTCACCTGTGTCTGGGTTCCATTCCCAGCCCTCCTTCATCCACATCCATCTCAAATATgcccttaattctttatCATCTGGACGAACCCTCATCCATTCAGGCTGAAGTTTAGGATCTCTGTCCTCGCCGTTCCAGCCCGTCGCTCGCCCAAGTAGCTCATCCCGACAGAAGATGCGCCAGCTGTCTAGAGCATACTTGCCTTGTGTAAGGTGTCCAATCTCCCAGGCCTCTAAAAGATCTTGCCCATATGAGTCTTTGTCCACCAACAGTGCACTACTTCCTTTATGTTGATAGAGGCTCAGTGGGTCAATGTCCCTGTGGTCGTACTTCTTCACCTTGTGATAGATGCCAGCAACTGGAGGCTGGTCCAAGAAGCCCCGAGCatacttcttcatcaaacTTACACGGTGCTCcgcaaggccaagatggcgTATCATCTCGACGAGCGGTTCGGTGTTTCCTTCACTTGCAATGTGTGTTGGCGTAGGAAATCGTTcttttaccttataaaatGTAGGGATTGCTTGCGTGCCCTTAGTCCGGATCAGGAACGTCACCACAGTGAGGAGCCAGAATGGTTCGTGGGCAAACTTTTCTTGGATAAGACCAAACTCCTGCGATGTGAGAGGCGCGAAGGGGACTGAAGGAACAGTTCCCCGCAATGGTCGCTTTCGCGCCAGTGCAATGGCTTGGCCAGCCTCGTCAGATGCTGAAGTGGCTACAAAGTATGGTGAAATTGAACTTTGAGGCTTGAGAATCAGGGTCATGTCGCACAGAGCGACTTCTTGCGGGGAACCCTGCCCACCAGCAGGCTTATCAACACTCAGAGTTTGATAAGTCTCATTGTCGGGTGTTTGTGAATGTAGTATTGCAGAGACGCGAGCTTGTGAGGAAGCTAGAGGGAGGCATGCTCGATCTTTCCATTTCGCAAGGTTGTTACTCCCTTCTGGGCGCCTCCCATGAGGCTGGTCAGACCAATAAGGGGATGTTGTGAGACATGTCGTTGTCTTTGGGAAAACCTTTGATCCAAGCCACTGTTGTCGGTGATTTTCGATTTGCTCGGTGATATGTGGTGGTCGGATTTTGGGGTCAACGTCGAGCTGTTTAGCCCGAGCAATAAGCCTGTCGGTTAATTCCCATGGCTCCTCGCCAGGTGGAGGATCCTGCCCGCTCAGCGTGTACCATACGTCTGCAAGGACGTCTTGCGCTTGCAAGCTGTTTCTATCTTCTGGGCGAGCTCTTCGCATGGACTTAGCACATTCGATCAGATAATGCCAATCTGCAGCGCGTGCTAGCAGGCTCTCTTGGAAAAGCTCTTCGGTCTCTTCTGGTGCTCGATTGGACTCGATGACGTCGGCGAGGAAATCTCGGGCGTTTGGAGGAACGTCGAATACGGAGAGGACATCGTAGCCGAAACGAGGCGTTGTGGAGCCACTCATGTCGATCAACTCTTTGGTCCAAGATGGAGATGTATTGGAGCAGCTTGTCCGTTGCGAAGAGGCAAGACCTGAGCCTTGCTTTGATCAGAGCTGATTTTCAGGGATAAACCAATAGCTTCAACCCCGAATAATACATTTAAAATGTTTTATTCAAATAACTTATTTTGCGAGAGAGAGCGGATGGGAggtgaagtgaagtgaagtgaaatTAAGTTAATGAAATGAAGTAAATGAGGATGGCTGGACTGAGTTAGGTTGCTGATGAAGTGAACTGAGCCAGTACTTGGCACCTCAGGTGAATGAACGAGGTAAATCCGTCTCCATACCTTAGTAAGATGTCTCTCTCCTTCCGTACAGCATAGTCCCAGGCAGCCTGGGGGCTGCTGTTGCTCTCGAACTTTTGCCTACTCATTCGTCTTTTTATCACCATGAATCCTTTGACATCATACGCTCTATCAAGTAGTGCTGACCAACGGCGAGGAAGTGAACCACATTTGCTAGTGGAGAATCATAAATCGGCCCACGGTAATAGTTATTTCTTGTGTTTGAGCAACCGAgatttaaataataaatattttctTTGATGGATGataaacttagtatatatGACAGGATAAAATACTGATGAGCTGAACAAAGTTGCCCTTCCTCAATTAGTAAACCAAGCTTTTTATTCGGCTTGCGAGCACGTTGTGGTAGTCTTTGAACTGAGAGCTAACCTGGACCGACTTATCGACTGACGTTGGTTGTTGACTGATCAATGATCCCTGAAAACAAGTCCTCCACGTGTCCAGGTGACCGGGTTACTCACAGCTGCAGTGATACCTGAGCACGCAAAGGCGCTAGTAGCCAGTC contains these protein-coding regions:
- a CDS encoding hypothetical protein (At least one base has a quality score < 10); its protein translation is MSALAKIREGLAREDNTAVAHTLAPHEKEIEETPEIITETGPGHDKEATAGALPPDDKGNDSDVPSEDVQTGVKEIQAITLTWGKGSLAALLCLIWTLFLISGFRGSFYLVLVPYVTSEWQAHSLMTTIPIVSDAMTAACYIPMAKALDVWGRAEGFLLMSGFATLGLILMAVSQNLATFCAAQVFYSVGWGGMIYAVGVLAADASNLRNRGLAFAFTSSPYMITAFAGSKAAAAFVLDVKNWRWGFGWIAIVLPCVTIPLFLVLKVNLHKAFKKGTVTKTHRSRGFFGSIWWVFNEFDVIGIFLFGGGLVVFLLPFNLAAHAPDGWSTSYIIAMIVVGFCTLVFFGVWEYWLAPVPFLQGRFLLDRSVVAACMIDLTYQISYYTWNYFFTSFLQVVVNLGPAEAGYVNSTFQVVSGVLLFIVGFLIRKTGFYKWTFYFAVPIYIFALGLMIHFRAPNQYVGYIIMCEIFISIGGAVFILVMQLAVLAAVAHQYVAAALATLYVAGGVGGAVGGAISGAIWTNTFIPQLMKNLPESELANAPLIAGNIVNQLAYPVNSPARLAIQESYGFAQVRMLAAGVGIASLFFIWVPMLRNINVKKLKQTKGLVL